DNA sequence from the Blastomonas fulva genome:
CACGCCCGATGAGGATGGGCACTATACCTACGCTATCGCACTATGATTGGGCCACCGTGTAGCGTCTTTCTCCGCCGATTGTCGCCGTAGAGGGCAGCGGCCTGTTCGCCTAGGTGGTCCCCATTTCTAGTGTTTTGAAATGAGCCGCTGCACAATGCCATGAGCAGGGCTGGCGAAACCTGCGCGTCAGGCACCCCACGCATCGATGACCTGCGACAGCGGGAACGGATTCTGTTCCTTGCGCCACTCATGATAGGGCGCGGCCGTCTGACTATAAGGGCCGGGTTGAGGCCGGTCGAATTGAACCCGCGTCGGAATATGAAAGGCGCTACCGAATACGATTGCCTCGCCTGACGACAGGATAGTCACCTGATCGAGCAGCCGTCTCGCCTGCATTGGAATGATGCGCCGGAAATGGTCGATATCGTCAGGATTTTGTAGGCGATGGCTGATAAAGTTGGCGCACTGGCTGATGATCGTCTGGCTGATCTCGCTCGGCCGCTGGCTGGCGATGATGAGTGAAAGGCCGAATTTGCGCCCCTCTTTGGCGATGCGCTCGTATGTCAACCGCGCTAGGCGATGACCGCGATCCTCGTCTGAGCGGGCCGGGCGGGCATAGTTGTGCGCCTCTTCGAGAACAAGCACCCACGGATGCTTATAGCGCGAGGCTGCGGGCAGGCGCTCACGCGCCTCCAGCAACACCCGCCCGATCACCGCGCAAGCATAGGGAAGAACCTCGTTGCTCAACATTGACAGGTCGAGCACCGAGACTTTCGGTCCCGTTGCAGCACCAAGCCCGAAGCGTGCGAACCATGAGGACAGCTTCTCGATCTTCGTATCGGTCTCCTCATAGTTGAGGAAGGCGCGCCATCGCTTGTCGTCGAGGCGGGTTTTCAGCCGCAGCTTCAACGTCGTCAGGTGGGCATCGACGCGAAACGTATCCTCCTTGGATACGGCCCGATTGATAAGCGATGGATCGGTCAGGGTTGCGCGGGCGATCGGCAACGGAGAGTCCGCAGTGCGTGCACCGGCCTCCGCCGTGCCGCTACCACCGACGATCTTGGCGCGAATCGCGTCTTTCAGCTTCTCCGCCTCCGCAGCTATGGCGGCCTGATTGTTCATGACCTCGGTGTTGAAATCGTTAGCTGACCTATGAGCGGTAAACAGGCCAGCGAACGGGTCTGTATCAATGTCTGTATCGGCGAGGTGGCCGACCACGGCATCGCAATAGGAGCCGGCTGCCTTCTTCTTGATCTTCGTCAGTTCGCTCAAGAGCTGGTCGAGCGCGCTCATGCCATTCTGAAACGCTCCCATGCTGGCGGCGGCGGTGGCACTGCCGCCCTTGGCAATCGCCCACCAGTCTTTCAGCACGGGCTCCTGCGTTTGCTCCGACGCGCTCAGCCACGCACAGATTTCTTCGGCGTTCAGAAACCAGAGCGGAAGGCTGAACTCCTTGCCATTGAGGTAGATGCGATCCGGCAAGCGTTGCGCCGCTTCAGCCGTCGGGAAGGCCTTGGCATACTCGCCATTGATGTCGAGGATGAAGACGTGCGGCTCCTCGGCCGCGCCATCGAGCGCAGCCATCGCCTTCTGGATCAGGCTCGACACCGAGAAGGATTTGCCCGAGCCGGTATTGCCCACGATCGCGAGCGGCCGCGAGAACAGGTCGTTATAGGAGGCCCGCACGACGTTGCGGTCTTGGCCGGTCGGGAATCCGATCTTCAGATCGCAATCGAAATCCTTCGCGTCATAGTCCTCTGGCTTGTTGCGCCGCGGTGGTATCTCGAACACCGCGCGAAGGATGT
Encoded proteins:
- a CDS encoding ATP-binding protein — protein: MDNPRLVGHIVSVQGFRVKVELLPETRSALRATLDGVQAAIAINAYLTFSLGAGETVIGIITDLEARETFDPGSGDDLNLELMKPRRVASVQLLGTIEHKDEEPTFSPGISVLPTLDTPAEIGSPDILRAVFEIPPRRNKPEDYDAKDFDCDLKIGFPTGQDRNVVRASYNDLFSRPLAIVGNTGSGKSFSVSSLIQKAMAALDGAAEEPHVFILDINGEYAKAFPTAEAAQRLPDRIYLNGKEFSLPLWFLNAEEICAWLSASEQTQEPVLKDWWAIAKGGSATAAASMGAFQNGMSALDQLLSELTKIKKKAAGSYCDAVVGHLADTDIDTDPFAGLFTAHRSANDFNTEVMNNQAAIAAEAEKLKDAIRAKIVGGSGTAEAGARTADSPLPIARATLTDPSLINRAVSKEDTFRVDAHLTTLKLRLKTRLDDKRWRAFLNYEETDTKIEKLSSWFARFGLGAATGPKVSVLDLSMLSNEVLPYACAVIGRVLLEARERLPAASRYKHPWVLVLEEAHNYARPARSDEDRGHRLARLTYERIAKEGRKFGLSLIIASQRPSEISQTIISQCANFISHRLQNPDDIDHFRRIIPMQARRLLDQVTILSSGEAIVFGSAFHIPTRVQFDRPQPGPYSQTAAPYHEWRKEQNPFPLSQVIDAWGA